In a genomic window of Quercus lobata isolate SW786 chromosome 4, ValleyOak3.0 Primary Assembly, whole genome shotgun sequence:
- the LOC115987175 gene encoding F-box/kelch-repeat protein At3g06240-like encodes MEPGPHPLILRRWKNHLPHDVVLNILARLPVKSLIRFRCVCKLWDSSITSSNFISTHLNIVNNNDDDDHAYLIQTCIKYNSPKIPMICKVLCCDRTFDSLFEYSVPSVFDLDLSEMVGSCYGLVCLAQRGKLSSTSDAIYLWNPSVRKFNRLPDSCSNGQDFWFSTGFGYQSKTNDYKVVKLWGTPVVAEVYTLSSDSWRKVEISLRSKVVVSHIEPYPFPLFFSGALHWIAYHSEGEVEFQDPTMILSFDVDNEKFGEMALPAGDILSEQSLFVFKGNLAFISCGYPENDDDLQSDSQCFIWVMRDYGVDESWNKLFSIQFENADIIFYGCTEHGELLLDKKVKKESKDGEIKIDESTILSDDTAIVLLDPETLHEKDLGILRYVTHVVTTFKESLVLLDGATELSG; translated from the coding sequence ATGGAACCTGGTCCACATCCTTTGATCCTCCGACGATGGAAGAACCATCTCCCACACGACGTCGTACTCAACATCTTGGCAAGACTGCCGGTCAAGTCACTTATAAGATTCAGGTGCGTTTGCAAACTCTGGGACTCCTCAATCACTAGTTCTAATTTCATCTCCACCCACCTTAATATCGTCAACAACAACGATGATGATGATCATGCTTATCTCATACAAACCTGTATTAAATATAATTCTCCTAAGATTCCAATGATCTGTAAGGTTCTTTGTTGTGACCGCACGTTTGATTCGCTTTTTGAGTATTCAGTTCCCTCTGTTTTTGATTTAGACCTGTCCGAAATGGTCGGTTCGTGCTATGGTTTAGTGTGTCTCGCTCAACGTGGAAAGCTTTCCAGTACTTCTGATGCTATATATTTGTGGAACCCCAGCgttagaaaatttaatagattGCCTGATTCGTGTTCTAATGGCCAAGATTTTTGGTTTTCTACCGGATTTGGTTATCAGTCCAAGACAAATGACTACAAAGTTGTAAAGCTTTGGGGTACTCCAGTAGTGGCTGAGGTTTACACATTAAGCTCTGACTCGTGGAGAAAGGTTGAAATCTCGTTGAGATCCAAAGTTGTGGTCTCCCATATCGAACCTTATCCGTTCCCCCTATTTTTTAGTGGGGCTTTGCATTGGATTGCTTATCATAGTGAAGGGGAAGTGGAATTCCAAGATCCAACGAtgattttgtcatttgatgTCGATAATGAGAAATTCGGAGAGATGGCACTCCCTGCTGGAGATATATTGTCTGAGCAGAGTCTGTTTGTGTTCAAGGGAAATCTGGCTTTCATTTCATGTGGATACCCAGAAAACGATGATGACTTACAGTCAGATTCGCAATGCTTCATTTGGGTAATGAGGGATTATGGTGTAGATGAATCATGGAATAAACTTTTTTCTATCCAGTTTGAAAATGCTGATATAATTTTCTATGGTTGCACTGAACATGGTGAACTTCTACTTGATAAGAAAGTCAAGAAAGAATCTAAAGAtggtgaaataaaaatagatgAGTCTACGATTCTTTCAGATGACACTGCGATTGTTTTACTAGACCCTGAAACTTTACATGAGAAGGACCTTGGTATTCTACGATATGTTACACATGTAGTTACTACGTTCAAGGAAAGCCTTGTGTTACTTGATGGAGCAACCGAGCTATCTGGATAA
- the LOC115985126 gene encoding F-box/kelch-repeat protein At3g06240-like, with protein sequence MEPGPQPLILRQWKNHLPHDVVLNILATLPVKSLIRFKCVSKLWDSSITSPNFISNHLNIVNNNNNNDDNDHAYLIQTCIEYNSPKIPITYKVLCCDRTFDSLFEFSVPSVFDLNMSLLVGSCNGLVCLTQHRRLSATSDAIYLWNPSIRKFKRLPDSCSNGKDFWFSTGFGYQSKTNDYKVVKLRGTPVVAEVYTLSSDSWRKVEISFRSKVVGAIPYSFPLFFSGALHWFAYYSEGGRKFPDPTMILSFDVNNEKFREMAIPDGDKLIKQDLFAFKGNLAFSSCGYPENDDDLQSDSQCFIWVMRDYGVHESWDKIFSIRLENVDISFYGCTEHGELLLNKKVKEESKDGEIKIHDWNESTILSNDTAIVLLDPETLHEKDLGILRYVTDMLTTFKESLVLLDGATELYG encoded by the coding sequence ATGGAACCTGGTCCGCAACCTTTGATCCTCCGACAATGGAAGAACCATCTCCCACACGACGTCGTACTGAACATCTTGGCAACGTTACCAGTCAAATCCCTCATAAGATTCAAGTGCGTTTCCAAACTCTGGGACTCCTCAATCACTAGTCCTAATTTCATCTCCAACCACCTTAATATcgtcaacaacaacaacaacaacgatgATAATGATCATGCTTATCTCATACAAACCTGTATTGAATATAATTCTCCTAAGATTCCAATAACCTATAAGGTTCTTTGTTGTGACCGCACGTTTGATTCGCTTTTTGAGTTTTCAGTTCCCTCTGTTTTTGATTTAAACATGTCCTTATTGGTCGGTTCATGCAATGGTTTAGTGTGTCTCACTCAGCATCGAAGACTTTCCGCTACTTCTGATGCTATATATTTGTGGAACCCCAGCATTAGAAAATTTAAGAGATTGCCTGATTCGTGTTCTAATGGCAAAGATTTTTGGTTTTCTACCGGATTTGGTTATCAGTCCAAGACAAATGACTACAAAGTTGTAAAGCTTCGGGGTACTCCAGTTGTGGCTGAGGTTTACACATTAAGCTCTGACTCGTGGAGAAAGGTTGAAATCTCGTTCAGATCCAAAGTTGTAGGTGCTATACCTTATTCGTTTCCCCTATTTTTTAGTGGGGCTTTGCATTGGTTTGCTTATTATAGTGAAGGGGGAAGGAAATTCCCAGATCCAACGAtgattttgtcatttgatgTCAATAATGAGAAATTCAGAGAGATGGCAATCCCTGATGGAGATAAATTGATCAAGCAAGATCTGTTTGCGTTTAAGGGAAATCTGGCTTTCAGTTCATGTGGATACCCTGAAAACGATGATGACTTACAGTCAGACTCGCAATGCTTCATTTGGGTAATGAGGGATTATGGTGTACACGAATCATGggataaaattttttctatccgGCTTGAAAATGTTGATATAAGTTTCTATGGTTGCACTGAACATGGTGAACTTCTACTTAACAAGAAAGTCAAGGAAGAATCCAAAGATGGTGAGATAAAAATACATGATTGGAATGAGTCTACAATTCTTTCAAATGACACTGCTATTGTTTTACTAGACCCTGAGACTTTACATGAGAAGGACCTTGGTATCCTACGGTATGTTA